GGTGTATCTGGTTCAACTTCTGTACAAGAGTTTCCGGGCATTAATACATTCACTGTAGAGTACAAAAATAACGCGTTAGGTATTGACACTAAACGGTCTATTGGCTGGGTATGTCCAAGCCGGCCGAAAGATCTCGGTACAATATGGGCATATGGTGTAAACGGGGTACGTTCTTCGTATGGTAGCGGATATACATTTCAACTTGCGGAAGAGGGTAACGGAGCAACAGGTCCTTACCTGGCTACTAACAACACCGGTATTTTTACTGCTACTTCAAATGGACCATTTAAGCTGACAGCAAATAAAACATACGAGGTCAGGATTTCAGATTCATGCGGTGCATCTGCTATACAGCCGATTAAGATTATTGACTATGCGACAGCACAGGTGATATCAACTGAGAGGGCTGAATACTGTATCGGAGAGACTGTATCGATAAATGTACTGAACCTGCCAACTGATGCGAACCGTTTCTTCTGGAAATATCCTAATGGAGTTGAGAAAGAGGGGCAGGCACAGCTGATTCTTAAGAATTTCCAGGTAAAAGATACGGGTACATACAAGATAACGATTACCAGTGATATGTGTGATGATCCGATAGTAGGTTCTGTGCACGTCGGCGTCGCGCCTTATCTGGAAATCTGTTACAGCGCAGTAACAGATACAAGTGTGAATCCGTATAAGTATAGCTTGCTGGGTAACTGGCGTCCGGTACGTTCTTACGTTTATTATACTGCCCGGGCTGAGTCTGATCCTAATCAGCCGACCAATATCAGAACAGACGGTGCATATGCAGAGTATGAGTCTTTCTGGACACTGAAGAATGGTAAATGGTCTGCTAACAAAGCGGAGAACTGGGTATGGAATTCGGAGAGCACCATTTTTAATGCGAAAGGATTTGAGCTGGAGAATAAAGATCCACTGGGTCGATTCAATGCAGGATTGTATGGTTATGCGGATGCGATTCCGACAGCAGTAGTACAGAACAGCCGTTACCAGGAGGCAGCATATGAAGGATTTGAAGACTATTACTTTGGCAATGGCGCATGTGAAGGTCCATGCCCAACCGGCCGCCGTTTTGACTTCTCTATTTACAAGGGTAGAATTGATTCTACACAGAAACATACGGGCCGTTATAGCATCAGGGTAGCCCCAGGTGATACCGTGGGGGTGGTCAGTACTGTAATGGCTACTCCGGTCGAGCAGGGATTGCCTACTTTCAACGAAACAACCGTTCAATGTGGCAGTGTAACTTCTACTGTATTGAAGAGTATTCGTGCAAATTCAGATGTGATCATGCCCTCCTTTGCGCCACTTTCGGGCAAACAGATCCTCTTCACTGCCTGGGTAAAAGAAATACAGGATTGTAGTTGCACGTCTTATACAAGTAATGAAATCGGACTGGCAGTGCAAAGTAATAGTGGCAGCACCGTATTGAAGATCAAGCCGACGGGTGCGATCATTGACGGCTGGCAGCGCTATGAGCAGGTTGTTGACCTGCCGGCAGGTAGTACAGGGTTCTCTGTGGTGCTGATGGCTACAGGATCAACCACTGTTTTTTATGACGATATCAGGGTACACCCTTACAATGCTAACATGAAGTCTTTTGTGTATGATGCAAGAAATCTGAGGATGATGGCAGAACTGGATGAGAATAACTATGCTACATTCTTCGAGTATGATGATGATGCAACGCTTACCCGCGTGAAGAAAGAAACAGAGCGTGGTGTTAAGACAATCAAAGAAACAAGAAGTGCTTTAATAAAAGAGTAAATCCTGTACCTATTATGAAAATGTTGAGAATTGGACTGGTATTCATAGGTTTTTTACTGGGTCAGTCAGCCGCCGCGCAGGATCAGTCAGATACCACCCGGATGTATGCGGAGATAAGAAAAATGCAGTCTGCCTACAAGGACAAGCCTTTGTCATTCGATATCAGGTATACTTATACCAGTGAACAGCATCCGGAGACGGTGCTTGATTCATTGAACGGGCATATGGATATTTCCGGACGTAACTATCATTACAGCCTCTCTTCAACAGAGATGACGGCCAACGAACAGTATATAGTAACGCTCTTCAAGGAGGAAGGCGTAATGTACCTGGCGAAAGCACCTGAGGTCAACCCGGTAGACCCTATTGAACAGATGAGAGCTGCGATACAGCGGGTAGGGATTGGTAGTTGCTCGGTAACAGAAACAGCCACTGTAAGAACTATGCGTGTTGGGTTCAAGCCAGGGATGCCTTATAAGGAGTTCCGCATGGACTTTGATAAGAAAACCAACGTGCTGACGGAAATGCAGTATGTGTTGAAGACAGAGATGTTGATGGAGTCAATGGGAGGCGCGGAAGATAATGCATCTGTCATTAAACAGTATGGTGAGTATGCCGTTGTACGCTGTTATTTCACAGACTACAAGATATTAACGCAACCAACCGGCATTTTCGATAATAGCAAATTCTTTTATAAAGAAGGCAGCGAGTTCAAGGCAAAAGCACCTTATGACGCCTATCAGGTGTTTGTAGGTACTCCCAACCTGCAGTAATAACAGATTAGTCAGATTATTTTGGATAAAATTATGAACAGAAGAATGAAGCAGCTGTTGCTGTTGTTGAGCATTCCTTTTGCTACAAGCCAGGTAATGGCACAGAAAAATGTATATCAGATCAGGGCTGACAGTGTTCGCATTTACAGTGGTTGCGATACAGCAGAACTGATTATAGAGAACAGAACGAAAGATACACTGGGTTTCCTCTTCAATAAAGGAAAGGGACGCACAGAGTTTCGTAAACTGCAGTTGCAGACGGTAGGTAACAATGCCATTGCGATTACCGGACAGGATACTTTGCAGTTAGGGGCGATTATAAAGACAACGGTGGATACTTTGTATACTTCGGGTACGAACCTGTATTACAGAAAGACAGATGGTACAGTCGTAACGGTGCCGCTGAACCTGGATGGAAGGTATGACCTGTTATCAACGAATATGGTATACGTCCCAAATAACAGTAGCGTTCCGTTTGCCTCTTGGCCATCAAATAAAGTAGTAGGTTACTTCGCTTATACAGGAAGTGATATGCCTGCGCTTTCTGATCAGGCATTTAAGAACGTCGGTCAGAAAAACTATTATGATGGACTGATGTTCAAATATGGGAAAACCGGCTTTGACATGGCGGTTAACTGGGATAGCGAAACGCAGGGACCTAACGGTGCTTTCCTGAGAATCAAGGATGATACGGATTCAAGTGAGGGCTGGAGTGCCTGGAGGGAACTGCTGTTTAAAGACTATGCAGATAAGAAATATGCGCCACGTGCAGCGACTGGTTGGACGACTACAAGTGGTCCAGGATGGTATAGAATAGCTATTAACGGTAATGCCACAACAGGAGCGACAAATGGTAACCGTGCCTATGGACATTTCATTATCACAGATGGTACGGCATCCTTTCATCAGACAGTTGAGTTTATTGTAACAGTGCTTTACAACAGGGCACCAACTATTCAGGTGATCAGTAACGGTGTTTTTGGTACACAACCTTTTGCCGCTATAAGAGTTGTGAAAGGTGGCACATATGAAGGTACTGCGATAGATATTCTGACATATAGGCCGGAAACGCTGAGTGTAAAAGCGTCCATGACTGATAATGAGCAAACAGGTGGATGGGGAATGGTCAACTGGCAAAAGATAACGTCAGCGACGGACTATAATGAAGGAGTACCAACTGGTATGACGCAGATGAGCTACGTATTGAATCCGGATGTGATAGAAGGAACGGCTGATCAGAATGGGCAATATTGGATGTTTAGCAGAAATACAGGTATGACCACTAATAATGGATACCGTACGAGAGGACCATTGAGTCTGGTGGGTGACTATAAGGTAAATTCTACTAATAAGAAGGTGATATGGACAGTAGGGGATGACAATATCGGTACAGATAACTATTATGGTATCGGTTATGACTTCGGTAACCAGGTCACGCCTAATAATTCCGATCATCAGATTGTATTTGCCAAGAACGGTTTGATCACGCATCGCTTTAATCTGGGCGGTGGCGTATTACTTAATGGTAATGTCAAAACGAATGGAGCTATGACTGCTTTGGGCTTTCTTACTACTGGCTCAGTTGGTATGATGGGAGATTTTTCGATTACTGGTTTAGCGAGAAAAATCATCTGGACCAAGGGTGACAAGTTTGTTTCCGATACAAATTACTATGGAATTGGCTATGACATAGGTAACCAGGTTATACCTTCAATAAGTGATGAACAGATCGTAATTGCGTCAAATGGGGTTGTTGCACATCGTTTCAATATGAAAGGTGGTGTTCTGCTCGGCGGTGATGTAAGAACGACTGGGAATATAACTGCGGCTGGAAACATGACTTCTACAGGTTTCTATCAGTCTTCATTACGTTCCCTGAAAAAGGACATCACGCTTTTCAATGGAGATGCATTGAAACTGATCAAAGATCTAAAGATAGTGGAGTTCTCCTATAAAGAGGATAAGGAAAGTAATCGGCACGTGGGTATTATCGCTGATGATAGTGACTGGCATTTCTCGACCCAGAAACATGACAAGTTTGACAGTAATTCTGCTATTTCTATCACAATGAAGGCCGTGCAGGAGCTGACAGAGAAATTGGAGGCGCTGAATAAGAGACTGGACGAGCTGGAGTCAGCGGTTAACAAAGCCAGCGGTAATAAATAATATTAAAAAACGTCGGCCGTTGTAAGAATGTGGCAGCGGTAACAATCAGAATAGTCTAAGCATATGAACGGAAATATGAAACGGTTAGTACTGCTGTTAAGCATTCCTTTTGCGGCGAGCCAGGTAATGGCGCAGAAAAACACCTACCAGATTCGTGCGGATAGTGTACGTATTTACAGTGGTTGTGATACCGCGGAACTGATCCTGGAAAACAGGACGAAGGATACGCTTGGTTATTTGTATAATAAAGGCAAAGGCGTAACAGAGTTTCGTAAACTGCCGTTGGAGACATTACGAACTGTAATGGCAAGGGATAGTAGTACGCCTTATACTATCAATTTCAATCGGTCTTCCAGTAACCCTTCTAATGGATTGAGATGGCAGTATTTTACTGACAGATGGTCAATATTTGCTGAGGCTACACAAGATGATCCCCCTGGCAATCTCATTTTTCTCGCTGAAGATAACATTAATGAAGGGTGGATATTTCGTCATGACGGGAGTTCCACAGGCGGTCAGAAGACAGATATCCTGTCTATCGGAAGAGACCGTTTGAAGTATAAGGGATCTGATCTGTTTCATACTGCTAACCTGAATCCTGTAAGAGGTGGCACGTTTGAGCCTGCAAATACAGATTGGAATACGTTGGTGAATTATAGCTTTATTGGTTCTGTAAATGGTACTGTGAATGGGCCTGTCAATGACGGACTCTGGTGGAGTGTTATTTCAACAAGGCATAGAAATGGGGCTAGTGACGGTACACTATATGGCATGCAGATAGCCAATGGAATGACATCCAGTGTCAATCAGAACAGAATATTTTTCAGAAGTCAGGGAAACGGGACCTGGACTGCATGGAAGGAATTCTGGCATACAGCGAATCTGCGTCTGAATATTGATAGTGATAGCTCCCTGGCGATTGAATCATGGTTGCGTGTGCCGAACCGTAAAGGAATAAAAACCACTGATGGGGCATTGTTTTATCAACCGTTCACGTCAAGCTGGGCCATCAGATCAACAGCTGGTGCAAATGTCGTATGGCTGGAATTGCAAACTGCGGATGGTATAGGACGTGGAAGTGTATATGCGGCCAGCGATAACCAGATTGGATTTACAGGACCATCAGGTACCGGTTGGAGATTGAGAACCGACGCGAGTGGTAATACGGTGATTGCAGGGCAGGTGACAGCTACGGCGTTTGTACAGTCGTCCATGAGGAGTCTGAAGAAAGATATAGCGCCGTTTACAGCAAATGCAACGGATATTCTGAAAGATGCGCAGGTGCGTACGTTCGTTTATAAGGCTGATAGCGCTAATATTAAGCACATTGGGTTTATTGCCGATGAGTTACCGGATGAAATGGCAGCTGCGGAGCGTAAAGGCGTTGATCAGGCGAATACAGTGGCATTGTTGGTGAAGGCTTTGCAGGAGATGAACGCGAAGGTAGATGCGTTGGAGAAAGAGGTGAAGATGCTGAAAGAAGAGAGATCAACCCAGAAGAAATAAGGCTGTTTGTTTGTTGCTAACGGACAAATAGTAAAAAGATTAAGTAGATAGATTATCCCAGACCTTAT
The DNA window shown above is from Chitinophaga agri and carries:
- a CDS encoding pyocin knob domain-containing S74 family peptidase, whose protein sequence is MKRLVLLLSIPFAASQVMAQKNTYQIRADSVRIYSGCDTAELILENRTKDTLGYLYNKGKGVTEFRKLPLETLRTVMARDSSTPYTINFNRSSSNPSNGLRWQYFTDRWSIFAEATQDDPPGNLIFLAEDNINEGWIFRHDGSSTGGQKTDILSIGRDRLKYKGSDLFHTANLNPVRGGTFEPANTDWNTLVNYSFIGSVNGTVNGPVNDGLWWSVISTRHRNGASDGTLYGMQIANGMTSSVNQNRIFFRSQGNGTWTAWKEFWHTANLRLNIDSDSSLAIESWLRVPNRKGIKTTDGALFYQPFTSSWAIRSTAGANVVWLELQTADGIGRGSVYAASDNQIGFTGPSGTGWRLRTDASGNTVIAGQVTATAFVQSSMRSLKKDIAPFTANATDILKDAQVRTFVYKADSANIKHIGFIADELPDEMAAAERKGVDQANTVALLVKALQEMNAKVDALEKEVKMLKEERSTQKK
- a CDS encoding tail fiber domain-containing protein, translating into MNRRMKQLLLLLSIPFATSQVMAQKNVYQIRADSVRIYSGCDTAELIIENRTKDTLGFLFNKGKGRTEFRKLQLQTVGNNAIAITGQDTLQLGAIIKTTVDTLYTSGTNLYYRKTDGTVVTVPLNLDGRYDLLSTNMVYVPNNSSVPFASWPSNKVVGYFAYTGSDMPALSDQAFKNVGQKNYYDGLMFKYGKTGFDMAVNWDSETQGPNGAFLRIKDDTDSSEGWSAWRELLFKDYADKKYAPRAATGWTTTSGPGWYRIAINGNATTGATNGNRAYGHFIITDGTASFHQTVEFIVTVLYNRAPTIQVISNGVFGTQPFAAIRVVKGGTYEGTAIDILTYRPETLSVKASMTDNEQTGGWGMVNWQKITSATDYNEGVPTGMTQMSYVLNPDVIEGTADQNGQYWMFSRNTGMTTNNGYRTRGPLSLVGDYKVNSTNKKVIWTVGDDNIGTDNYYGIGYDFGNQVTPNNSDHQIVFAKNGLITHRFNLGGGVLLNGNVKTNGAMTALGFLTTGSVGMMGDFSITGLARKIIWTKGDKFVSDTNYYGIGYDIGNQVIPSISDEQIVIASNGVVAHRFNMKGGVLLGGDVRTTGNITAAGNMTSTGFYQSSLRSLKKDITLFNGDALKLIKDLKIVEFSYKEDKESNRHVGIIADDSDWHFSTQKHDKFDSNSAISITMKAVQELTEKLEALNKRLDELESAVNKASGNK